From a single Lolium rigidum isolate FL_2022 chromosome 7, APGP_CSIRO_Lrig_0.1, whole genome shotgun sequence genomic region:
- the LOC124673216 gene encoding probable glutamyl endopeptidase, chloroplastic, translated as MLPQSLDKRLCFAYFSSIAASSSSAPSHRRLRLLPYRSHATPTSFSAKCAAGSRHGPAAQQDGAAPEYRPPPKEILEIMDVPPNPSYYVSPRRDRIMFLKRRAMPPLSELAKPDKILAGIRIDPSSNARSRMSFYTGISVHLLMDDGSLGPEKVVHGYPDGAKINFITWSPDGQHMAFSVHYGDEVIS; from the exons ATGCTGCCTCAGAGCTTAGACAAGCGCCTATGCTTCGCCTATTTCAGTTCCATAGCCGCATCATCTTCCTCCGCTCCGTCCCATCGGCGCCTGCGCCTCCTGCCCTACCGGAGCCATGCCACGCCCACCAGCTTCTCGGCGAAATGCGCCGCCGGTTCTCGGCACGGCCCTGCTGCGCAGCAAGACGGCGCAG CGCCGGAATATCGCCCCCCTCCAAAGGAAATCCTGGAAATCATGGATGTGCCACCGAATCCAAGTTACTATGTCTCCCCTCGCCGAGATAGGATCATGTTCCTGAaacgtagagctatgcctccattGTCCGAGCTTGCAAAGCCTGATAAAATACTCGCTGGTATTCGGATCGATCCCAGTTCTAACGCGAGGAGTCGAAT GTCCTTTTATACTGGGATTAGTGTCCATCTGCTGATGGATGATGGAAGTTTGGGTCCAGAGAAAGTGGTCCATGGGTACCCAGATGGTGCAAAGATTAATTTCATAACATG GTCACCAGATGGTCAGCACATGGCCTTCAGTGTGCACTATGGAGATGAGGTGATTAGCTGA